In Dyadobacter subterraneus, a single genomic region encodes these proteins:
- a CDS encoding neutral/alkaline non-lysosomal ceramidase N-terminal domain-containing protein, producing MKVIFFLTTLAWLVFPVQSHGQNKVLANDKKGWKAGVAKVVITPAQSMWMAGFASRTGPSEGKLHDLWAKALALEDADGQRSVLVTMDLLGLPKMISDTIRKAIENHYHLSKAQIILNASHTHSGPVLSTALSDIYPTNQDDEKKIQSNSIHLTEQIINLVGSAIKNLAPASLFAQNGVARFQVNRRNNDAAKLETLTALVGPSDPAVPVIKVTDTKGNIIAIAFGYACHPTVLNENQWSGDYPGYAQIELEKLYPKATALFFQGAGADQNPLPRNTVPLAVQYGKTLAAAVERVLSEDMKSLEAKLTTAYNEIDLSLTTAPSEEKLTKMAEKETGFQQRWAKRMLEKIKNGQPFQTTYPYPVQIWKLGEQPIMTLGGELVSEYAINLKRIFGQSTFVMGYCNDVVSYIPTSTILREGGYEGDLAQIVYGLPATWASDTETKIMNGMIQLAEKAGVVKPESQLIK from the coding sequence ATGAAAGTAATATTCTTTCTGACAACACTGGCCTGGTTGGTATTTCCGGTACAATCTCATGGACAAAATAAAGTGCTGGCCAATGACAAAAAGGGCTGGAAAGCTGGTGTCGCCAAGGTGGTTATCACGCCTGCACAATCGATGTGGATGGCAGGTTTTGCCTCGCGTACGGGTCCGTCAGAAGGAAAACTGCACGATTTGTGGGCAAAAGCCCTGGCACTCGAAGACGCTGATGGCCAGCGTTCTGTGCTGGTAACAATGGATCTTCTGGGCCTGCCAAAAATGATTTCGGATACGATCCGTAAAGCCATTGAAAATCACTACCATTTATCAAAAGCACAAATAATTTTAAATGCTTCCCACACACACTCCGGACCGGTTTTGAGTACCGCTCTTTCGGATATTTATCCAACGAATCAGGATGATGAAAAGAAGATACAATCCAATTCCATTCATCTCACTGAACAGATTATAAATCTGGTTGGCAGTGCGATTAAAAATTTAGCCCCCGCATCTTTATTTGCGCAAAATGGAGTGGCACGTTTTCAGGTCAACCGAAGAAATAATGATGCTGCTAAACTTGAAACATTGACTGCATTAGTAGGCCCCTCGGATCCTGCCGTGCCGGTGATTAAAGTTACGGATACAAAGGGAAATATTATTGCAATCGCTTTTGGATATGCCTGTCACCCAACGGTTTTGAATGAGAATCAGTGGTCAGGTGATTATCCGGGATACGCTCAAATAGAGCTTGAAAAACTTTATCCAAAAGCCACTGCGCTATTTTTCCAGGGCGCCGGTGCAGACCAGAATCCCCTGCCAAGAAATACAGTTCCGCTCGCTGTTCAATATGGGAAAACGCTTGCCGCGGCCGTTGAACGCGTTCTTAGCGAAGATATGAAATCACTTGAAGCAAAATTAACAACCGCTTATAACGAGATTGACCTTTCCTTGACCACCGCACCGTCCGAAGAAAAACTTACCAAAATGGCTGAAAAGGAAACCGGTTTTCAGCAGCGCTGGGCGAAAAGAATGCTGGAAAAGATAAAAAACGGACAGCCATTTCAAACCACTTATCCCTACCCCGTACAAATTTGGAAACTGGGAGAGCAGCCCATTATGACGCTGGGAGGTGAGCTGGTTTCTGAATACGCCATTAATCTTAAAAGGATTTTCGGTCAAAGCACTTTTGTGATGGGCTATTGTAATGACGTAGTAAGTTATATTCCAACATCCACCATTTTAAGAGAAGGCGGCTACGAAGGTGATCTCGCGCAAATCGTTTATGGTTTACCCGCCACCTGGGCATCAGATACGGAAACAAAAATCATGAATGGCATGATTCAATTGGCGGAAAAAGCGGGGGTAGTAAAACCGGAATCGCAACTAATCAAATGA
- a CDS encoding DegT/DnrJ/EryC1/StrS family aminotransferase: MESSKSSFSRRDFIKKNSLAAAGAALASVVSKPVFASGLSQVQTPAILGGKAAWSTSKWPEWPIWNPATDEKQVLEVLRSGIWSRAEVVTQFEKEWASTLGAKRSLAVVNGTNALVITLNQFDIKAGDEVLVPPYTFIATVSSVLSNGAIPVFVDIDPETFQMDPAKIEAKITPRTKAIIPVHILGLPADMDKIMAIAKKHNLLVIEDACQAHLAEINKQKVGTIGDAGCFSFQNSKNLPIGEGGAIVSNNEKFMDRCYSYHNFGYAYGTAVGAVSSGCIIQGTKLRFTEYQAAIGLAQLKRLDSQTTTRNENAAYLKSQIKDIPGIVPYKLYDNVTRAAFHLFPFRYQKNAFSGLSRESFIKALTAEGIPCSSGYATLNTQPYLKDTFESKNYKKMYPAHLLDINAYNEQNKCPQNDLLCNEEAVWCTQNMLLGTKSDMKDIASAIEKIHKNSAQIKKMGKL, encoded by the coding sequence ATGGAATCATCAAAATCTAGTTTTTCAAGAAGGGATTTTATCAAAAAGAATTCTTTGGCGGCCGCCGGCGCAGCACTTGCTTCGGTAGTTTCAAAACCTGTTTTTGCTTCCGGTCTGAGCCAGGTACAGACGCCTGCCATTTTAGGCGGGAAAGCGGCATGGAGCACTTCCAAATGGCCTGAATGGCCGATCTGGAATCCGGCAACAGATGAAAAACAGGTGCTGGAAGTTTTAAGAAGCGGCATCTGGTCCCGCGCTGAAGTGGTTACCCAATTTGAAAAAGAATGGGCTTCAACACTTGGAGCAAAACGCAGTCTGGCCGTTGTGAATGGTACAAATGCGCTGGTAATAACATTGAATCAGTTTGATATTAAAGCCGGCGATGAAGTGTTGGTGCCGCCGTATACTTTCATTGCAACAGTTTCTTCTGTTTTATCCAACGGTGCTATTCCGGTTTTTGTCGATATCGATCCTGAAACATTTCAGATGGACCCGGCAAAAATTGAAGCCAAAATAACACCGCGTACAAAGGCGATCATTCCGGTTCATATTCTGGGTTTGCCGGCGGATATGGATAAAATAATGGCCATTGCCAAAAAGCATAATTTGCTCGTAATTGAAGATGCGTGTCAGGCGCATTTAGCAGAAATCAACAAACAGAAAGTCGGTACAATTGGGGATGCAGGCTGTTTCAGTTTTCAAAATTCAAAAAATCTCCCGATTGGTGAAGGCGGCGCGATTGTCAGCAATAATGAAAAATTTATGGACCGCTGTTATTCCTATCACAACTTCGGTTATGCTTATGGAACTGCCGTTGGCGCTGTCAGCAGTGGTTGTATTATCCAGGGAACGAAACTCAGATTTACTGAATATCAGGCTGCGATAGGGCTCGCTCAGCTTAAAAGGCTCGACAGCCAGACTACAACCAGAAATGAAAATGCAGCCTATCTTAAATCACAGATCAAGGATATTCCGGGCATTGTTCCTTATAAACTTTACGACAATGTGACCCGAGCCGCTTTTCATCTTTTTCCATTTCGCTATCAAAAAAATGCATTCAGCGGTTTATCAAGGGAATCTTTTATTAAAGCACTCACCGCCGAAGGGATTCCGTGTTCGAGCGGTTATGCGACTCTAAATACGCAGCCGTATTTGAAAGACACTTTTGAATCAAAAAATTACAAGAAAATGTATCCAGCTCATTTGCTGGACATTAACGCTTATAATGAACAAAATAAATGTCCCCAGAATGATCTGCTTTGCAACGAAGAAGCCGTCTGGTGTACCCAGAATATGCTGCTTGGAACCAAATCAGACATGAAGGATATCGCCTCAGCGATTGAGAAAATCCACAAGAACTCGGCACAGATTAAAAAAATGGGAAAATTATGA
- a CDS encoding Gfo/Idh/MocA family protein, which yields MDKKRRDFLKLTGLSGIGLATAQTAFGHTDDYISDQHTEKKYIQKFNMSGYAAPKLPVVRVGFIGLGNRGMAAVERMNKIEGVQIKALCDLRAEKVEEAAKMVSPQGHQPKKFYTGADAWKQLCEMPDIDLVYIVTPWALHTPMAVFSMNHDKHVCVEVPAAKTIEECWQLVETSERTRKHCMMTENCCYDFSELLTLNMARQGFFGEITHGEGAYLHNLQEYVFSKDRFYQMWELEELSKRTGNLYPTHGLGPICQVMNINRGDQMDYLVSMSNNDFIMGETAKKLAADDLFFKPYVGRHFNGMINTSTIRTHKGKTILVQFDVSSPRPYSRIQLVSGTKGTALKYPEPARYSKDHEWLTAEEYKAVEEKYTPPIIKKIGEAAKQVGGHGGMDFLMDWRTIDCLRNGLPLDQDVYDAALWSSIGPLSEWSVAHRSNSIDVPDFTSGSWKTNKPVDISMKEGGNTKVLL from the coding sequence ATGGATAAGAAACGCAGAGACTTTTTAAAACTTACCGGATTGTCCGGAATAGGTCTGGCCACAGCTCAAACGGCTTTTGGCCATACTGATGACTATATTTCGGACCAGCATACTGAAAAAAAGTATATTCAGAAATTCAATATGTCAGGTTACGCTGCTCCGAAATTACCGGTTGTTCGTGTCGGTTTTATCGGGCTTGGCAACCGGGGAATGGCGGCAGTGGAGCGGATGAATAAAATTGAGGGTGTTCAAATAAAAGCGTTGTGCGATTTAAGAGCTGAAAAAGTTGAGGAAGCGGCCAAAATGGTTTCGCCTCAGGGACATCAGCCTAAAAAATTTTACACAGGTGCCGATGCATGGAAACAACTTTGTGAAATGCCTGATATTGATCTTGTTTACATCGTAACACCCTGGGCATTGCATACACCGATGGCTGTTTTTTCCATGAACCATGACAAACATGTTTGCGTGGAAGTGCCTGCGGCTAAAACCATTGAAGAATGCTGGCAGCTGGTAGAAACCTCAGAGCGCACACGAAAGCATTGCATGATGACAGAGAATTGCTGTTACGATTTTTCGGAACTGCTGACTTTGAATATGGCGCGCCAGGGATTTTTTGGAGAAATCACACATGGAGAAGGCGCTTATCTGCATAATTTGCAGGAATATGTGTTTTCCAAAGACCGGTTTTACCAGATGTGGGAGCTTGAAGAACTTTCCAAAAGAACCGGTAATCTCTACCCTACCCACGGTTTGGGACCGATTTGTCAGGTGATGAATATCAACCGCGGTGACCAGATGGACTATCTTGTTTCTATGTCAAACAATGATTTTATAATGGGCGAAACTGCAAAAAAACTGGCAGCAGATGATTTATTTTTTAAACCCTACGTTGGCCGGCATTTTAACGGCATGATAAACACCTCAACAATACGCACGCATAAAGGAAAAACGATTTTAGTTCAGTTCGATGTAAGTTCTCCGCGTCCATACTCACGGATACAGCTCGTAAGCGGCACCAAAGGAACCGCATTAAAATATCCGGAGCCAGCCCGTTATTCCAAAGATCACGAATGGCTGACAGCAGAAGAATATAAGGCTGTGGAAGAAAAATATACACCACCGATCATCAAAAAAATAGGAGAAGCGGCAAAACAGGTTGGCGGCCATGGCGGCATGGATTTCCTGATGGACTGGCGCACAATTGATTGCCTGCGAAACGGATTACCATTGGATCAGGATGTTTATGACGCGGCATTATGGAGCTCCATCGGACCGCTGAGTGAATGGTCGGTGGCACATCGCTCCAACTCGATTGACGTTCCTGATTTCACTTCGGGTTCGTGGAAAACAAATAAGCCAGTTGACATTTCAATGAAAGAAGGCGGAAATACCAAAGTATTGCTTTGA